A part of Caretta caretta isolate rCarCar2 chromosome 1, rCarCar1.hap1, whole genome shotgun sequence genomic DNA contains:
- the LOC142070894 gene encoding uncharacterized protein LOC142070894, with translation MKDRGHNRDPKQCRVKLKELRQAYQKTREANGRSGSEPQTCRFYDELHVILGGSATTTPAVLFDSFNGDGGNTEAGFGDEEDDDDDEVVDSSQQASGETGFPDSQEQFLTLDLEPVRPEPTQGCLSDPPDGEGTSAACVSRITGSSPSQRLVKIRRRKKRTRNKMFSELMQSSHTDRAQTNAWRQTMSECRKAQNDREERWWAEESKWQAEERAEAERWRQRDERRQDSMLRLLEAAYQTNMLQHMVKLQERQLEHRPLLQPLCNQPPTSPSSIASSPRRPRMWCGGLRPHSHSTREDCPSKRRLAFNKF, from the exons atgaaggacagaggccataacagggacccgaagcagtgccgcgtgaaactgaaggagctgaggcaagcctaccagaaaaccagagaggcgaacggccgctctgggtcagagccccaaacatgccgcttctatgatgagctgcatgtcattttagggggttcagccaccactaccccagctgtgttgtttgactccttcaatggagatggaggcaacacggaagcaggttttggggatgaggaagatgatgatgatgatgaggttgtagatagctcacagcaagcaagcggagaaaccggttttcccgacagccaggaacagtttctcaccctggacctggagccagtacgccccgaacccacccaaggctgcctctcGGACCCACCagatggagaagggacctctg ctgcatgtgtttcaaggatcacaggatcttctccttcccagaggctagtgaagattagaaggcgaaaaaaacgcactcgcaataaaatgttctctgagctcatgcagtcctcccacactgacagagcacagacgaatgcatggaggcagacaatgtcagagtgcaggaaagcacaaaatgaccgggaggagaggtggtgggctgaggagagtaagtggcaggctgaagagagggctgaagctgaaaggtggcggcagcgtgatgagaggaggcaggattcaatgctgaggctgctggaggctgcatatcaaactaatatgctccagcatatggttaagctgcaggaaaggcagctggagcacagaccactgctacagcccctgtgtaaccaaccgcccacctccccaagttccatagcctcctcacccagacgcccaagaatgtggtgcgggggcctccggccacaCAGCCACTCCACCcgagaggattgcccaagcaagagaaggctggcattcaataagttttaa